In Miniphocaeibacter halophilus, the following proteins share a genomic window:
- a CDS encoding DedA family protein: protein MEDFIIHFVDNYGYFGIFFLILIENIFPPIPSEIILGLGGFFTISTSLKYTGVVVSATLGSVIGAIILYYIGYYINNVKVRKIFRKGNKLLKIDETNLKRAKNIYLKYENISIFLCRMLPIVRSIISIPAGMFRMNRFRFILYTALGSLIWNCIITYLGVYLGDNWKYVKTIVREYSVIVVIVGILAIISYFIIKKRINKKA from the coding sequence TTGGAAGATTTCATAATACATTTCGTAGATAATTATGGTTATTTTGGAATTTTTTTTCTGATTTTAATAGAGAATATTTTTCCTCCAATTCCTTCAGAAATAATTTTAGGATTAGGAGGATTTTTTACAATTTCTACTAGTTTAAAATATACAGGAGTAGTAGTTTCTGCAACATTAGGTTCGGTTATAGGAGCTATTATTCTATATTATATAGGTTATTATATAAATAATGTAAAAGTTCGTAAGATATTTAGAAAAGGTAATAAACTTTTAAAAATTGATGAAACAAATCTTAAAAGAGCTAAAAATATATATTTAAAATATGAAAATATTTCTATTTTTCTTTGTAGAATGTTACCAATAGTAAGATCTATTATTTCTATTCCGGCAGGAATGTTTAGGATGAATCGTTTTAGATTTATTCTTTACACAGCATTAGGGTCTTTAATTTGGAATTGTATAATTACATACTTAGGTGTTTATTTAGGAGATAATTGGAAATATGTTAAAACAATTGTAAGAGAATATTCAGTAATAGTTGTAATTGTAGGTATTTTAGCTATAATATCATATTTTATAATAAAGAAAAGAATAAATAAAAAGGCGTAA
- a CDS encoding VOC family protein has translation MKMKAIHTCIRVYDLEKSIEFYEKALGLKVRERKDYPEDKFSLVYLGDEESGHEIELTYNVGHEPYDLGNGYSHIAYEVEDLEKAHEEHKKMGYKVTELSGLSDSNIPKFYFITDPDGYDIEIVRKK, from the coding sequence ATGAAAATGAAGGCAATTCATACATGTATAAGAGTTTATGATTTAGAGAAATCTATAGAGTTTTATGAGAAAGCTTTAGGCTTAAAGGTAAGAGAAAGAAAAGACTATCCGGAAGATAAGTTTAGTCTAGTATATTTAGGTGATGAAGAAAGTGGTCATGAAATAGAATTAACCTATAATGTTGGCCATGAACCATACGATTTAGGTAATGGTTATAGTCATATTGCTTATGAAGTTGAAGATTTAGAAAAAGCTCATGAAGAACATAAAAAAATGGGTTATAAGGTAACAGAATTAAGCGGTTTATCAGATTCAAATATACCTAAATTTTATTTTATTACAGATCCTGACGGATATGATATTGAAATAGTAAGAAAAAAATAA
- a CDS encoding citrate synthase, translating to MVVNNSQGKSIVEIEQDFLKTLDDNSYIDPSLYTKYNIKRGLRNSNGTGVLVGITNIASVVGYEIKDGIKVPIDGKLFYRGIRLTDLVNGFQKDDRFGFEETAFLLLLGTLPTKDALEEFNRVISYNIEFPKFYKEDHIIKYPSNNIMNMLQKQVLTLYTYDKNAEDISLLNTFKQSLSLIAKLPILMVYSYKAKKHYYDNDSLVLHRPLSNCSIAENILHMLRPDSKFTKEEARLLDLCLVVHAEHGGGNNSAFATHVVSSTGTDTYSAIATAIGSLKGPKHGGANIMVRAMVNNIMENCNWKDYDSLSNYIDKILNKEAFNKKGLIYGMGHAVYTKSDPRAVLLKKKARELAEIKGFSDKFELLENIENLTISKFKARKGPEFEICANVDLYAGLVYEMLGIEPELYTPIFAVSRIAGWCAHRLEQTRDEKIMRPGYISISGENEYTNINDR from the coding sequence ATGGTTGTAAATAATTCTCAAGGCAAATCGATTGTTGAAATAGAACAAGATTTTTTAAAAACACTTGATGACAATAGTTATATTGATCCTTCACTATATACAAAATATAATATTAAAAGAGGTTTAAGAAACTCTAATGGTACTGGTGTTTTAGTCGGTATTACCAATATAGCTAGTGTAGTTGGATATGAAATAAAGGATGGAATAAAGGTACCAATAGATGGTAAATTATTCTATAGAGGTATTAGATTAACGGATTTAGTTAATGGTTTCCAAAAAGATGATAGATTTGGATTTGAAGAAACGGCATTTCTTTTATTACTTGGTACATTACCAACAAAAGATGCCTTAGAAGAATTTAATAGGGTTATTAGTTACAACATAGAATTTCCAAAATTTTATAAAGAGGATCATATAATTAAATATCCTAGTAATAATATTATGAATATGTTGCAAAAACAAGTTCTAACCCTATACACTTACGATAAGAATGCAGAAGATATTTCACTTCTTAATACTTTTAAACAATCTTTAAGTTTAATTGCAAAATTACCAATATTAATGGTTTATTCCTATAAGGCAAAAAAACATTATTACGATAATGATTCTCTTGTTTTACACAGACCTTTAAGCAATTGTTCAATAGCTGAAAATATTTTGCATATGTTAAGACCTGACAGTAAATTTACAAAGGAAGAGGCTAGACTTCTAGACCTATGTTTAGTAGTTCACGCAGAACATGGTGGTGGAAATAACTCTGCCTTTGCAACTCATGTTGTATCTTCTACAGGAACAGATACCTATTCAGCTATTGCTACAGCAATTGGTTCCTTAAAAGGACCAAAACATGGCGGTGCCAATATTATGGTTAGAGCTATGGTAAATAATATTATGGAAAATTGTAATTGGAAAGATTACGATTCCCTTTCAAACTATATTGATAAAATATTAAATAAAGAAGCCTTTAATAAAAAAGGACTAATTTATGGAATGGGTCATGCTGTATATACAAAATCAGATCCTAGAGCTGTTCTCCTAAAGAAAAAAGCTAGAGAATTAGCTGAAATAAAAGGATTTTCAGACAAGTTTGAACTACTTGAAAATATTGAAAATTTAACGATTAGTAAATTTAAAGCTAGAAAGGGTCCTGAATTTGAAATATGTGCCAATGTTGACCTTTATGCTGGATTGGTTTATGAAATGTTAGGAATTGAACCGGAGCTGTATACTCCAATTTTTGCCGTATCACGAATAGCAGGTTGGTGTGCTCACAGACTTGAACAAACAAGAGATGAAAAAATTATGCGTCCTGGTTATATTTCAATATCCGGTGAAAATGAATATACTAATATTAATGATAGATAA
- a CDS encoding NYN domain-containing protein produces MKRNKYLFVDGYNVINAWPNLNTIKNEIGLDASREELVNILSEYQSLSEEKIILVFDAYLAKGERTTGEKKVKNIIVYFTKEKETADQYIERSLDKIGKKDRVRVATSDSLIQQTILNRGGTRLSSNELLIEYKGLKTQIKRLESKSRTYNSKNLVTMDKENLCKLEELKKDLN; encoded by the coding sequence ATGAAGAGAAATAAATATCTTTTTGTCGATGGATATAATGTAATAAATGCTTGGCCTAATTTAAATACTATAAAAAATGAAATTGGACTAGATGCTTCAAGAGAAGAATTAGTTAATATACTTTCAGAATATCAGTCACTATCAGAAGAAAAAATAATCTTAGTATTTGATGCTTATCTTGCTAAAGGTGAAAGAACTACTGGAGAGAAAAAAGTTAAAAATATAATAGTTTATTTTACAAAAGAAAAAGAAACAGCCGACCAATATATAGAGCGTTCACTAGATAAAATAGGAAAAAAGGACAGGGTTAGAGTAGCAACCTCTGACAGTCTAATTCAACAAACAATTTTAAACCGTGGTGGTACTAGACTATCGTCAAATGAACTATTAATTGAATACAAAGGTTTAAAAACTCAAATAAAACGTCTTGAATCTAAATCCAGAACCTATAATTCCAAAAATCTAGTAACTATGGACAAGGAAAATCTATGTAAACTTGAAGAATTAAAAAAGGATTTAAATTAA
- a CDS encoding V-type ATP synthase subunit B: MLKEYTKLGKIESSLIEIDEVSDIFFGEVVKVQTRENNYLGQVVKIIGNTAVIQVFGDTTGVSGKNSKVSFSAKPFELPLSEEILGRKFNGVGEPIDGLGQIYSLNSYNINGRPINPVSRVYPRNFIQTGISSIDCLTTLIRGQKLPIFSGAGMPHNKLAAQIVRQAKIIGDENQDFSIVFAAIGVKHDEALYFENEFRNSGVLGNVVMYINYADDPIMERVIVPKCALTAAEFLAFEKGKHVLVIMTDITSYGEALREISSMREEVPSRKGYPGYMYSDLASIYERAGMIEDSEGSLTLIPILTMPNDDITHPIPDLTGYITEGQITLSRELMQQDIYPNINILPSLSRLMKDGIGEGFTRDDHQSIANQLFASYSKVQEVRDLAQIIGADDLSESDKKYLEFGNEFENKFIKQDLYDNRSIFDTLNLAWDLIRILPKEDLDRIDPELKNKYLK; the protein is encoded by the coding sequence ATGTTAAAAGAATATACAAAATTAGGTAAAATAGAGAGTTCTTTAATAGAAATAGATGAAGTCTCCGATATTTTCTTTGGTGAAGTTGTAAAAGTACAAACAAGAGAAAATAATTATTTAGGACAAGTTGTAAAGATTATTGGCAATACTGCAGTAATTCAAGTATTTGGAGACACAACAGGAGTTAGTGGTAAAAATTCCAAGGTTTCCTTTAGTGCAAAACCTTTTGAATTACCCTTGTCTGAAGAAATTTTAGGAAGAAAGTTTAATGGTGTTGGTGAACCTATTGATGGGTTAGGACAAATTTATTCTTTAAATAGTTACAATATTAATGGTAGACCAATAAATCCTGTTTCAAGAGTATATCCAAGAAATTTTATACAAACGGGAATATCTTCTATAGATTGTTTAACAACCTTAATAAGAGGACAAAAATTGCCGATTTTTTCAGGAGCCGGCATGCCTCATAATAAATTAGCGGCTCAAATAGTAAGACAGGCTAAAATAATTGGTGATGAAAACCAGGACTTTTCTATAGTTTTTGCTGCCATAGGAGTAAAGCACGATGAAGCCTTATATTTTGAAAATGAATTTAGAAATTCCGGAGTATTAGGTAATGTAGTCATGTATATTAACTATGCTGATGATCCGATAATGGAGAGGGTTATTGTACCAAAATGTGCCTTAACAGCTGCGGAATTTTTAGCTTTTGAAAAAGGTAAGCATGTTTTGGTAATTATGACCGACATAACAAGTTATGGCGAGGCATTAAGGGAAATTTCATCTATGAGGGAAGAAGTTCCTAGTAGAAAGGGATACCCAGGCTATATGTATTCGGACTTGGCTTCAATTTATGAAAGAGCGGGGATGATTGAGGATTCAGAAGGCTCTTTAACATTAATTCCCATACTAACAATGCCAAATGATGATATAACCCATCCTATTCCAGACCTAACAGGCTATATTACTGAAGGACAAATTACTCTGTCAAGAGAATTAATGCAGCAAGATATTTATCCTAATATTAATATCTTGCCTTCATTGTCAAGGTTAATGAAAGATGGAATTGGTGAAGGTTTTACTAGAGATGACCACCAAAGTATTGCAAATCAACTATTTGCCTCCTATTCAAAAGTACAGGAGGTTAGGGATTTAGCTCAAATTATTGGAGCTGATGATCTATCGGAATCAGACAAAAAATATCTGGAATTTGGTAATGAGTTTGAAAATAAATTTATAAAACAAGACTTATACGACAATAGAAGTATTTTTGATACTTTAAATTTAGCCTGGGATTTAATAAGGATTTTACCTAAAGAGGATTTAGACAGAATAGATCCTGAACTAAAGAACAAATATCTTAAATAG
- a CDS encoding isocitrate/isopropylmalate dehydrogenase family protein: MHRVTMLEGDGIGVEICASLRKVFRAAEVNIQWDIYQTGEKHFEKHGELISDDCFNSLEKNKVGIKGPMTTPIGTGFRSANVFLRKKYDLFANVRPVKSLGKIDSKFENIDITIFRENTEDLYQGIEEMEDENTAKSIKIITRKGSERIAKEAFEFAKKNNIEKVTVVTKANIMKFTDGLFLEVAREVAKNYPGIKLEEVLVDNMAMQLVMYPERYKLILTENLYGDILSDLCAGLVGGLGLIPGANIGKDIAIFEPVHGSAPDIAGKNIANPTALILSGCLMLEYLGEIEAATRIKNAVDKTLSDKNNFTRDLGGNKSTEEFTDAIISNL, from the coding sequence ATGCATAGAGTTACAATGTTAGAAGGAGATGGCATAGGTGTAGAAATCTGTGCTTCTCTAAGAAAAGTATTTAGAGCAGCTGAAGTAAATATACAATGGGATATTTACCAAACCGGAGAAAAACATTTTGAAAAACATGGAGAATTAATATCTGATGATTGTTTTAATAGTTTAGAAAAAAATAAAGTTGGAATAAAAGGACCTATGACAACTCCTATTGGAACAGGCTTTAGATCGGCAAATGTATTTTTAAGAAAAAAATATGATCTATTTGCAAATGTTAGACCTGTAAAATCTTTAGGTAAAATAGATAGTAAATTTGAAAATATCGACATTACGATTTTTAGGGAAAATACTGAAGATCTTTATCAGGGAATTGAAGAGATGGAAGACGAAAATACTGCTAAAAGTATTAAGATAATCACTCGAAAAGGCTCTGAAAGAATTGCAAAAGAAGCTTTTGAATTTGCAAAGAAAAACAATATAGAAAAAGTAACCGTAGTTACTAAGGCAAATATTATGAAATTTACAGATGGACTGTTTTTAGAAGTTGCAAGGGAAGTTGCTAAAAATTACCCTGGAATTAAGTTAGAAGAAGTCCTAGTTGACAATATGGCTATGCAACTTGTAATGTACCCTGAAAGATATAAGCTGATTTTAACTGAAAATCTCTATGGAGATATTCTGTCAGACCTTTGTGCCGGTCTTGTTGGCGGTCTCGGATTAATACCGGGAGCTAATATTGGAAAAGATATTGCAATTTTTGAACCTGTTCATGGTTCTGCTCCTGATATAGCTGGAAAAAACATTGCCAATCCAACAGCATTAATTTTAAGTGGATGTTTAATGTTGGAATATTTAGGTGAAATTGAAGCAGCTACAAGAATAAAAAATGCAGTAGATAAAACTTTAAGTGATAAAAATAACTTTACAAGAGATTTAGGTGGAAATAAATCAACAGAAGAATTTACCGATGCTATAATCTCTAATCTTTAG
- a CDS encoding aconitate hydratase — protein sequence MKGTLVYKILKDHLIEGDLEIGKEIAIKLNQTLTQDSTGTMVYLQLEAMGIDKIKTDLSVAYIDHNTIQAGFENADDHEFIRTAARKYGLVYSKPGGGICHQVQLERFAKPGITLIGSDSHTPTAGGLGALAIGAGGLDVAVGMANGYYYITVPKVYNVKLTGKLSDKCNGKDVILTVLQKLSVKGGVGYIMEYTGPGVKSLSVTDRATICNMGAELGATTSIFPSDENTLDFLTKQNRPEDYIELSPDEEAEYENTLEINLDDIVPMAAKPHSPDNVIKVDDEKIKVDQVAIGSCTNSSYADMMKVAKILDGNKVDPSVSLVIAPGSSNILRLLSENGALKIFIEAGARILESACGPCIGMGQAPKSKGVSLRTFNRNFKGRSGTMDAEVYLVSPETAAASAITGYLTNPNTLDLDLTIEEPGNYGKSDNYFIFPNEEDLGKDVVMGPNIKPFPKAVPLSDTINKKVILKTGDNITTDDICPSNAKLLPFRSNIPYLSQFSFKTIVDDFYDRAVNNDGGIIVGGDNYGQGSSREHAALVPLFLGVKAVIAKSFARIHRSNLINSGILPLVFVNKDDYEKIDEYDELELNNTIEAVTNGKVINLINKTKNIEIPVIFEGSPREIEVVLNGGFLNYAKNNKLEV from the coding sequence TTGAAAGGAACATTAGTTTACAAAATTCTTAAAGATCATCTAATTGAAGGTGATTTAGAAATTGGAAAAGAAATAGCTATTAAGCTAAATCAAACATTAACCCAAGACTCTACAGGAACTATGGTTTATTTACAATTAGAGGCTATGGGAATAGATAAAATTAAAACGGATTTATCTGTAGCATATATAGATCACAATACTATACAAGCTGGTTTTGAAAATGCAGATGACCATGAATTTATAAGAACAGCTGCTAGAAAGTATGGCCTTGTATATTCTAAACCAGGTGGAGGTATCTGCCACCAAGTACAATTAGAAAGATTTGCTAAACCTGGAATTACTTTAATCGGTTCTGATTCCCATACTCCTACTGCTGGAGGTTTAGGTGCATTAGCCATAGGCGCCGGCGGACTTGATGTAGCTGTTGGTATGGCAAATGGCTATTATTATATAACTGTACCTAAGGTATATAATGTTAAATTAACAGGAAAGTTAAGCGATAAATGTAATGGTAAAGATGTTATTTTAACTGTATTACAAAAACTATCCGTTAAAGGCGGAGTTGGATATATTATGGAGTACACCGGACCTGGTGTAAAGTCTTTATCGGTTACCGACAGAGCAACTATTTGTAATATGGGAGCAGAATTAGGAGCAACAACATCTATTTTCCCAAGTGATGAAAACACTTTGGATTTTTTAACAAAACAAAATAGACCTGAGGATTATATTGAACTATCTCCTGATGAAGAAGCAGAATATGAAAATACTTTAGAGATTAATTTAGATGATATTGTACCAATGGCAGCTAAGCCACATAGCCCGGACAATGTTATTAAGGTTGATGATGAAAAAATAAAAGTCGACCAAGTTGCAATTGGTTCCTGTACAAATTCATCCTACGCAGATATGATGAAGGTTGCTAAAATCCTAGATGGTAACAAGGTTGATCCATCTGTAAGTTTAGTTATAGCTCCAGGATCAAGTAATATACTAAGACTTCTTAGTGAAAATGGTGCTTTAAAAATATTTATTGAAGCAGGTGCAAGAATACTTGAATCAGCTTGTGGTCCTTGTATTGGAATGGGACAAGCACCAAAATCTAAGGGAGTAAGTTTAAGAACATTTAATAGAAACTTTAAAGGAAGAAGCGGAACTATGGATGCTGAAGTTTATCTTGTAAGTCCGGAGACTGCTGCTGCTTCTGCTATTACAGGATATTTAACTAATCCAAATACTTTAGATTTAGATTTGACTATTGAAGAGCCAGGTAATTATGGAAAAAGTGACAACTATTTTATATTCCCTAATGAAGAGGATTTAGGAAAAGATGTTGTAATGGGACCAAATATTAAACCATTCCCTAAAGCTGTTCCCTTATCTGATACTATTAATAAGAAAGTAATCCTTAAAACAGGAGATAATATTACTACAGATGATATTTGTCCATCTAATGCTAAATTATTGCCATTTAGATCAAATATCCCTTATTTATCACAATTTTCTTTTAAAACCATAGTAGATGATTTTTATGATAGGGCAGTTAATAATGATGGTGGAATAATAGTTGGTGGTGACAATTACGGCCAAGGTTCTTCAAGAGAACACGCTGCACTTGTTCCCCTATTCTTAGGAGTAAAAGCAGTTATTGCCAAATCATTTGCAAGAATTCATCGCTCCAATTTAATTAATAGCGGTATCTTACCTTTAGTTTTTGTAAATAAGGATGATTATGAAAAAATAGATGAGTATGATGAACTTGAATTAAATAATACTATAGAAGCTGTAACAAATGGTAAGGTTATTAATTTAATCAACAAGACTAAAAATATAGAAATACCTGTTATATTTGAAGGATCACCAAGAGAAATTGAAGTAGTATTAAATGGTGGATTTTTAAATTACGCAAAGAATAATAAATTAGAGGTGTAA
- a CDS encoding tryptophan transporter, with product MKTKDMILAAVLLALGTILHAITPPIYGVTPDMLLATMFLAIFIVKNFSSTVVISLVAGVLAMLTTKFPGGQIPSIIDKLVSGIVVYFIYKYIFKFNLNTIKSGIINFVGTFSSGLVFLTFAVFVFTPSMKDSFLVLVGTVVLPASIMNTVLGIILSKSLKLSKKLRKA from the coding sequence ATGAAAACAAAAGATATGATATTAGCAGCGGTTTTACTAGCTTTAGGAACAATTTTACATGCAATTACACCACCGATTTATGGAGTTACACCGGATATGTTATTGGCTACTATGTTTTTAGCTATTTTTATTGTTAAAAACTTTTCTTCAACAGTTGTAATTTCTCTAGTAGCAGGAGTATTGGCAATGTTAACTACGAAATTTCCAGGTGGTCAAATCCCTTCAATAATAGATAAGTTAGTTTCAGGAATAGTAGTATACTTTATATATAAATATATATTTAAATTTAATTTAAATACAATTAAGTCAGGAATAATTAATTTTGTAGGTACTTTCTCAAGTGGATTAGTTTTTTTAACTTTCGCAGTTTTTGTATTTACACCTTCAATGAAAGATAGTTTTTTAGTATTAGTTGGGACTGTTGTATTACCAGCTTCTATTATGAATACAGTTTTAGGAATAATATTGTCAAAATCTTTAAAATTATCTAAAAAACTAAGGAAGGCATAA
- a CDS encoding V-type ATP synthase subunit A, with product MESFQAKEMVLVGEKKLIGEVISLEDNKGIIQVYEETEGLRPFDEILHTNKPLSLKLGPGLIGNMFDGIERPLNLLKEKYGTFIPEGVGLLSIDEEKLWETRIKVKDGDYVSEGEIIAEVPETDIITHKIMVPVGLFGRLKNVKEDGKYNINETIAVLVTEKGEEIPLKMYQEWTIKKPRPIKNRLKVDKILTTGQRVLDIFFPIAKGGTVAIPGGFGTGKTMTQHQLAKYSDADIIVYIGCGERGNEMTEVLEDFPKLIDPNTNKSLMERTVLIANTSNMPVAAREASIYTGITIAEYFRDMGYDVAIMADSTSRWAEALREISGRLEEMPAEEGYPAYLPSRIAQFYERAGYVKTLGNKEGSVTIIGAVSPPGGDFSEPVTENTKRYVNVFLGLDKELAYSRHYPAINWLTSYSEYVEELRENYEETVGEDVVFLRNKILKLLFEEDKLQEIVMLVGEDVLPDDQRLIIFIAKMVKIGFLQQNAFHNIDTYVPIKKQYEMLKTIDNYYEEGLKAVNKNVPISKIISSDIYNEIVNMKYNISNDDLSQIETINKKIKMYFEDLISNY from the coding sequence ATGGAAAGCTTTCAAGCTAAAGAAATGGTACTTGTAGGTGAAAAAAAGTTAATAGGTGAGGTAATAAGCTTAGAGGATAATAAAGGGATAATTCAGGTTTATGAAGAAACAGAAGGGCTAAGACCATTTGATGAAATACTTCATACAAATAAACCATTGTCATTAAAATTAGGACCGGGATTAATTGGAAATATGTTTGATGGTATTGAAAGACCCTTAAATTTATTAAAGGAAAAGTATGGAACATTTATACCTGAAGGAGTAGGACTTCTTTCCATTGATGAAGAAAAGCTCTGGGAAACTAGAATAAAAGTAAAAGACGGAGATTATGTTTCGGAAGGTGAAATTATAGCAGAAGTTCCTGAAACAGATATAATTACACATAAAATTATGGTGCCGGTTGGATTATTTGGTAGATTAAAAAATGTTAAAGAGGACGGAAAATATAATATAAACGAAACTATAGCGGTTTTAGTTACAGAAAAAGGCGAAGAAATACCCTTAAAAATGTACCAAGAATGGACAATAAAAAAACCTCGTCCAATAAAAAATAGATTAAAGGTGGATAAAATCCTAACTACAGGTCAAAGGGTCTTAGATATATTTTTTCCTATAGCCAAAGGTGGCACAGTTGCTATACCAGGTGGATTTGGTACTGGAAAGACCATGACACAACATCAGTTAGCAAAATATTCCGATGCGGATATTATAGTCTATATTGGCTGTGGTGAAAGAGGAAATGAAATGACGGAAGTTCTTGAAGATTTTCCTAAGTTAATAGATCCAAATACCAATAAATCATTAATGGAAAGAACGGTTTTAATTGCCAATACTTCTAATATGCCGGTAGCAGCCAGGGAAGCATCCATTTATACAGGAATTACAATAGCAGAATATTTTAGAGATATGGGTTACGATGTTGCAATTATGGCAGATTCAACTTCAAGATGGGCAGAAGCCTTAAGAGAAATATCTGGAAGACTTGAAGAAATGCCGGCAGAGGAAGGGTATCCGGCATATTTACCTTCAAGAATAGCACAATTTTATGAGAGAGCAGGTTATGTTAAAACTTTAGGAAATAAGGAAGGTTCTGTAACAATAATAGGAGCTGTCTCTCCACCAGGAGGAGATTTTTCAGAACCGGTTACGGAAAATACAAAAAGATATGTTAATGTTTTTCTTGGACTAGATAAGGAATTAGCTTACTCCAGACACTATCCTGCTATTAATTGGCTAACATCATATTCAGAATACGTTGAAGAACTAAGGGAAAATTACGAAGAAACCGTAGGAGAAGACGTTGTTTTCCTAAGAAATAAAATTTTGAAATTATTATTTGAAGAGGATAAATTACAAGAAATTGTTATGTTAGTAGGAGAGGATGTTCTTCCAGACGATCAAAGACTAATTATATTTATAGCCAAAATGGTGAAAATAGGTTTTTTACAACAAAATGCTTTTCACAATATAGACACCTATGTCCCAATAAAAAAACAATATGAAATGTTAAAAACTATTGATAATTATTATGAAGAAGGTCTAAAGGCTGTAAATAAGAATGTTCCTATTTCAAAAATAATCAGTAGCGATATTTACAATGAAATAGTAAATATGAAATATAATATTTCAAATGATGACCTATCACAAATAGAAACAATAAATAAGAAAATAAAAATGTATTTTGAAGATTTAATTTCAAATTACTAG
- a CDS encoding V-type ATP synthase subunit D, with translation MAVYKITPTKGNLIKIKKSLDFAEKGYDLLDRKRVVLVKEMMSLVDKSKKLQEEIEVEFERAYNLLKEATITMGRENLDNIAEGISKEERYNIVYKSIMGAMVPTVFYKKDQENYIDFGMYNTNPAFDKAIKEFIKIKDIIYELAEIENSVYNLAKEIKKTKKRANALDKIQIPRYKEIIKETEEILEEKNIEEFFRLKKIKSKN, from the coding sequence ATGGCTGTTTATAAAATTACACCTACAAAGGGAAATTTAATAAAAATTAAAAAATCTTTGGATTTTGCAGAAAAGGGTTATGACTTACTTGATAGAAAAAGAGTAGTGTTGGTAAAAGAGATGATGTCTTTAGTAGACAAGTCTAAGAAACTTCAAGAGGAAATAGAAGTTGAATTTGAAAGGGCATATAATCTTCTTAAAGAAGCTACTATAACTATGGGAAGAGAAAATCTAGACAATATAGCTGAAGGAATATCAAAAGAAGAAAGATATAATATAGTCTATAAATCTATAATGGGAGCAATGGTTCCAACTGTTTTCTATAAAAAAGACCAAGAAAATTATATAGATTTTGGAATGTATAACACCAACCCTGCCTTTGATAAGGCAATAAAGGAATTTATAAAAATAAAGGATATTATTTATGAATTAGCAGAAATAGAAAATTCTGTCTATAATTTAGCAAAAGAAATTAAAAAAACTAAAAAGCGAGCAAATGCCCTCGATAAAATTCAAATACCAAGATATAAGGAAATTATTAAAGAAACAGAAGAAATTCTTGAAGAAAAAAACATAGAGGAATTTTTTCGATTGAAAAAAATTAAATCAAAGAATTAA